ctttttaaattcttttttccctcttaaatgaAGAAGCTACAGAAAAACACAACCAAGACTTCAGACAATTACAAGCAGAGAAGAAAGTACTTGAAAAGGAATTGAAGAAAGCACAGGTAGAATGTTTTGGTCCTTTCCACCCCAATAAGATTAAAATAGAGGTTGTTGAGGTTTCTTGGTTCTGTATACTGTAGCTGTCAATATTACTGTTGGTCACTCAGCCTTACTACATCTCTTAatgattttttgttttgcaaGATACAAACCCTTTCTTTATAAATCCAGGTGAAAAATCTACAGAAATTTCCTTCTCCAGCTTTTCTGTAAGATTGCTGTTACAGGAAAGGTTTGGGGTGTGTAAGCTAACTTTTCCAGCTTCTTCTGTGCTTTTGAGTTAGGAAGTTTCTTGAAGGGGTGTTCTGGCCACAGAGTGCTTTGGCTGCCAACTGGTGGTCAGATGGCTTGTGGGTCAGGAGTGTGATGACGCTGGTGCCATCTGTAGGTTGATGCCTCAACTAAAGTTTGGAGATAGTAATAATTTTGTACAATGCCAGTTTTGTGCAGGGACTTCAGTGAAGCATAAGCTTAAAAGACTGGTCTCTTGTTAATGTGCATTCTAAATTTCAGCAGTAGGACAACCCGGGAAGGGGAGATGTTATGATATCAAACCAGGGGATATAAGGTGCAATGCAAGGGTCGCAGTCTGTGGAGGAAGAgactccagtagcactttagagaccaacaagattttcaaggtataaactttcaagagttccctggagccagcatggtgtagtggttaagaacagtggactctaagctaatgaactgggtttatttccccactcttccacatgaagcctgctgggtgaccttgggctagtcacagttctctccaaactctctcagcctcacctacctcacaaggtgcctgttgtagggagaggaagggaaggtgattgtaagccactttgagagaaaagcagggtataaaaaccaactcttcttctatctgatGAAGGCTGccttgactttcgaaagcttatatctcaaaaatcttgctggtccctaaggtgctactggacttgaatctagatcttttactgcagaccaacatgggtaCCCTCTGAAACAGTCTGTGGAGAAGCAAATGTAAAAAGGGCTGGATCAGGAACTAGCacagttgtatatatttgttaatgGTTGGGAGTGCCGACTGACTGCTAAAACATCTGGCTGCAGTATTAGCTTTTACAAAGCATTTGAAAGGCAGTCTTGCACAGCAAGAGAAACCCTTTTCCATGGCCAGGGCAACCAGTTATGGGTGTTAACCATTTAAGTAAtggcagtctcccccccccccccccccatttaattcCAACAGGAAAAGATTGAAAGCTTTCCTAGTGAGAAACAGAAGAAAGGTAAGTACCCACTTGATTGATTAACTGATTGATCGGCTTTCCAGCATTAAGATTTGATGTGACTCTCCCTTCCTGTTTTTCCCCTAGTGGTGAGGCATGTGGAAACCCAGAGCGAGAGAGAGTGGCCCGTCACAAACCTAGACAGAGGTGGGTATGCATCAGCCTCTCTCCCCTCTTACAGAGTTGTCCCTGGAGCCACTGGTCTTTGTGTGACCGTCTTTACAGGCAGCAGATCCTGCCTTCTTACCCACCACAGGAAACGGGGCTTCAGCTAGCCCAGGAGTCTCTCAGTGGTCAGCAGTGAACAGAGTGTGGGGGAAAAATCGTTTAGATCCTCTGGAAAGTTTCCATAGACTGAAGGGATTTCTGTGAACACAGCAtgacttctcccctcccctccacagtcCAAACGTCGCCAGAGATGCTGCTGCGGGGGACGGGGGACCCCTGGGAAATCAGAAGTCTgccttggggggagggaggaatctgCAAAAATTATCTCTCCTCCCTCCATCCCTTTGTATGTCTGGAAAAATTTTGGGTGGATCTGAGCCAATAGCCGTAATCCCATTTGAGCCTGAGCTTAAGGTTCCATTCATTAAGGAAGGATCAGGAGGGTTGTATGTAGAGAGGCACAGGAGACTTCCtgtagactttaaaaaaaatcttgctccTCCCCCGGGTGCTGGCTTGTTTCCAGGGTTGCTGGTGGATGAAAGTGGAGAAATTACTATTCTAAAATCTCAACTAGTTGTCACTCTCTAGGTCAGGGCTCTCTGCCTTAAGTATTGGAGTCTGATTTCCTGGCTCCTTTGGGGTCTGCTGCGCTGCTCACCGTACACTTAGCATATTCTGTAAAAAGTACTGAATTTTCTTCAGAACTTGGAAGCCAGTTCACATAATCGAGCAGTGGTTGGTAACACAGATCTTTGTGTcaagtctccctttgaaattagTTTACAGATTttctatccaagttttccctcagacctccctttagtaatgaaacAGATACTTCCAGATCTGGGCCATAGGGACcatggtgatgccaaaaggaaatgtgtaccctctttctggggacagTATACTCCCATCTTTTCCAGTTCTACAAGactagaattcttaaccattccagtctttcgaagacttttcttcttggccagacacaatgccttgcccctcaatgaattatttgcCAGATTCCTAGATAGCTCAATCAAACAGAGAGactgcccgtgtggaaaggcaaagacagaaacacttgccCATTTTTTatccagttgtgatttatatttttttataagATCTTtgcttattactccattgatttcacactttcctgtatgttctcacaactatcttttaatctatctgctgtctggtaaaaagtaggctgttactctatctgtagtttattatttaatgacCGCTTTGAAGAAACACAaaagttataagcaagttatgcctagatgcttatttgcatacaggcgctctttttgcactggaactggaaattAGAAGAAGGGGAGAGCAGAGTGTGACGTGCAGCTTTCCCAATTACGGAGAGCAACCAAGCAGCTTATTAAAATGGGAGGAGGATAGATAATGGGGAAGCTGGGAGTTGCAAGGAGGCAATTGTGGGCACAGGGTGACAGCGAAGGAAGTTTGGCAGTCGGGTTGGATACTGCATGGTTTGGAATGGAGTTGCTGAGATTGGTTGAGAGCTACTTCTGGAATTTGATCATTGGCCCTATCAGTATTCCCCCTGCCTGGTAATTTGAGGATGAAAGTTTGGGACACCTGCTAGGTGGGGTGCTGTCCAATCCTATTGCCTTTGAAATGGATCAGGCATTTAGGCTTCTGGAGTTATGAGATGTGTTTTCTGCTTCGAAGGCTGAATCTGAAGGCACTGACTTGCCCCTTTCCAACAAAGCCACGAACGATACTAGCTCATCTGCCCAACTTCTCCATATTAATAGTTTGGCATAGTCTGAGAAGAGAAAAGGAAACTGCTATTTTCTTCAGCGTAATAGCTTCTTTTCTGCCTGGTCACCTGGAAGCAGTTGTTGCCTGTGACAGGGAACTGAGCACACGACTGGCTGTGTGTAAGTCTGGCTGCACAAAGATCCAAATGACAAAGCGCTTAGAATGGCAAGCAAAAGCAGAGCCGTTTCTTTTATTTTCCCCCAGTTTTCCAAGTCTGCAGCTTAAATAACAAGCAGAAGGAAGAAGGCAAATGATGCAATGTAGATTGACTTTGGGCTGCATGCAATTGTTTATCATGCCAATAGGCCTAATTCTCCAAAGAGGCTCAAGGCTCCAGAGAGTTGTTAGAGAGAAGAGCATACTGGGATGCATGTGCATTAACACTTTGTATGAAGCTGGAACATCTGTTGAATATTTATGAGGGATGTGCTTCTTGCACAAactgagtttggagaatttgttAATACCTGTGTGTGCGTTCTCTCAGCCCTCTGTAAAATGTGTCAATATGTATACATTAGATACATTCTGTTCTAACACCTGCCTTGTGGAGAGGCAGCATCTTGTACATATGTGTGTATAAGTACACACATGGGCACAGAAGTCCATCTTAAGGTATAGAGCCATGTGTGAAGGGGTGTAACAAAATTCTCAATGTGATAAGGGGTTGTAGCGAAACATCCTTCTCTACCAgcggaaggaagaaaaaaaagaggtggtttttatatgctgcttttctctaccttttaagaagaatcaaaccagcttacaatctccttcccttcctctccccacaacagataccttgtgaggtagatgaggctgagagaatttgaagagaattgtgactggcccaaggtcacccagctggcttcatgtgtaggagtgggaaaaccaacccagttctccagattagagtccaccactcctaaccactacaccacgctggggtgcTTTTTGCCAGTTCTCCCCTCCCAATTGACCCCCTCCCACTTTTCCTGAGGGATCCCTGTCTCCAAGGAGCAGCATTCTGGGAGGCAGAGTGGGCTGCACTGGGTGAGTGGAGGGCAGGAAATTGCCTCCCTGCTTGCAGAAGTGCTTTCCAACCATGGAAAGCAGCCTTTGGACTGAGCTCCATAGGTGATTTTATTGGAATGTGTTTCCTGTGGTTGCTAGATATCCAAATAGTCCACAGTAACTGGGTGTGTCTTGAACTAacggaggagaacaatgtaagctgctttgggtccccattgagaagaaaggtgttgtataaatgaagtaccgtatatactcatgtataagccaacctgcgtataagccgaggtgcctaattttaccccaaaaatggggaaaaattaggcacccgtgtataagccgagggtcggcttacacaatgcccctgccccaggtcgccctcccgcccggcctcccgggccctccagacccaccccgaccccagtgccaccccctcccgagccctccacacccaccctgaccccagcgccaccctaggggggagggagaagagcccctgaaccccttactcaccgggaggacgaggcccgctgatcagctggaggtggcggcagggaaggcatgcaggctggaggcggcagcggggccctgcctgagcgcaggcaggccctgcaggcctctcccaggccacagagaaggcgcggcggggggggcggcggggcctgcctgcactcaggcaggccctgcaggcctctcccaggccgcagagaaggcgtgcaggatggcggcggcagcggcggtaagttcccccctccctctatccctcctccctcctcccccctcccctcgcctaccgtattgacccgcgtataagccgagttggcttttttcagccctttttttgggctgaaaaacttggcttatacgcgagtatatacagtaaataAACTGCATGCAGCAATTTTCTGTTTTCTAGGCAGTGTAGAAGAACTTTTGGGTGCCCTTTCTGCTCCCCATTTGAGGGAGAGAAATATGAATGTATCCACTAACACACACCTCCCTCCCATTAATGGTGTCGTGGGACTATGTGGGTACCAATTTTCAGCTTTCTAACCATTACTTAGAcactattgattttttttttaacagaaaaaattAAACTTCTGTTGGAGGAACTCTGGCTATGTATTGACAACTCCACAGGAAAAAGTCACATCAACAAAAATTCCTGCTATTTAGGTGAGATGAAGCATTGCAGTTCTAGAGTTACTTGGAAGTGGATCCTTCCTTGTCTGCTAGTGTTTTCCCTCAGAGAACATAAAAATAGCACTAACATTTTTTCTCCTCCATAACAGCTGATTTTCACCATAATTCAAGACCTCGTGGGAAAACAAGTAAGTACCTTGAGAATGATGCATTTCAGTAGACTTTTGATATGAATACAGTTAAAATACAAGAAACAAAAATCTGTTTATGTCAACTAGCTGTGGGGAGGGTCATGCGACTGATAAGGAAATTTCCTCTTCCAGCCTATTTctcacaaaggtcatttatgcaccgttgctttaacctcctttattccccgtttcagccaggatcaaagtaacctgggttgggggaaactgtatgcattggctggaatgatcagggacgaaactgtgtgctaatggaggcatgaatgcagaaaagcagtctcccaagttcaaatcaagtcccacccctttaaatgctgctctgtaattgtctggttttgcagtactcaccctgagagaagatttccttcccccagacccaattgctccataaaaaagcattttaagaacaaaaacggagctacctgaaaggggggcgcgaaatccaagcctcgttttaaaaaagcctttcttttgttcagaaagagctccggggtagcaggaagcacttgattccctgtctctttacacactgtttcatgattggctgtgagtgaagccAATCTTCTATGCTTTCCCTGTTTGGCTATTTGCAtcctgccttgaagaggggtttggaaaagggtggggcaaagctcaacccgagaatagAGTATTCGTGCTCTGTGACTCcgaaatgagccaggatgaacgctGCAGAAGGCCCCCCCAGGCCgttcctggcggcgggaagtggcgcgggcccggcggcgcggcctccctgcggccgcagggggcctctggaggccgcttccggccgggagaaggtggcaggggcggctgagcggcctccctgcggccgcagggggcctctggaggccgctcccggccaggaaaaggcggcggcggtaagtttcccccctccctcctccttcccctgccGTATttacccgcatataagccgagttcggcttttccagccctttttgggggctgaaaaactcggcttatacgcgagtatatacggtaaacaaccttaaaataattaattttgctaaaaaaaatacaaacaacagCTGCAAACAAAATCAGTTTTACGTAACTGCTCTTGAAGAGATAgccttggcccttattttctttgcttccaGGGCGTACAGTGCCATTCTGCAAGATATATGACCATCAACATCTGATAGCAGAAATGTTATCTTCTCTTCATCAGAATGAAGGCGTAGAGAATAAACTAGCTAATATCCCAGCAAGAAACTTGCACCTGGGTTgtacccctggttagtatttgggtggacaacctccaaggaataccagggccctgacatggaggcaggcaatagcaaaccacctctaaatgtctcttgccttgaaaaccctacagggttgccacaagtcagctgtgacttgatggcacaaaaataaataaataacaggagATTACGTATGTTTGTGTGTGAATTGCAAGGACCCCTAAGGATGTGGGTGAGGGTGTCACCCAGTGCTGGATGTGAAGGGCAGCTGAAAGTAAATGCTGCATTTGAGGCTGTTTCTGGCATGGGAATTTGGCCCCTGCCTCTAGGGACTCAAAGCTGTTAAGAGGCAAGGTGGCTCCTCTTTGGATAGCCCTCAGTCTTGAGGTTCTCCTTGGTCACTCTACCGAGTGGCAGGATGCTGAGACCTGGTTTGGAGTTCTGTGTTTTAAATAGAAAGTAGTTCTGTGTGATTTCAAGACTGTATGTTTAGTTAGACTAGAGCAGGGTTCTTTAGTACATCATGTACAAGTGCTGGCAACCAGGAGCCTCATAGACAAGTCAAGCCCttctctgcttttctttctgCCTTGGCTTTGAGGAGAAGTGATTGGCCTCTTCCTGTTTTGCCCCAGTGGCAGTGTGGGGGGCGCCAAGCAAGAAATCTAGAAAATGAATGACAAGGAAGGAGTAAAACGGTGCAATTTCCCTCTTGGATGGCTTCTCTGTTCTTGCATTTTATCCTGCCCCCTTGGGCTTCTTCTGTTTATACTCCTAATCCCCTCTTCCTCCTtgcatgtgtctgtgtgtgcttGATACCCACCTCCCCTCCCAGACATTTTGTACTGGGCTATGCCTCCAGCAGCAAGCATTTTCTGGGGGCACCCACCACAATCTCTTggatttccaaaggtgcccacaggctcagaaaggacGGGGGACCCCTAGACTACAGCAAGTATTTGGCTAACGGTAGCAAATTGTTTTGATAAGCATGGGATTTTTGTTACCCTCAGCTTTAAGGTGGGAGAAAAATTCAGAATTAAATTAAACTGTAGATAATCTTCTGTCCCATAGAAGCGGTGCACAACCCTCCAAAACCCAAGAGAGCTCGAGGAGAGAGGCCTTCTCATTGTTCTTCACCTGAACCCCGTACAACACAAACTTCTTTGACGTCCTTGCAGATAAAATTGGACAGCAGCCCTGCCAGGCATGTTGGCCAGATGGAAAACGAGGCCATGGAAACGTCTCAGGCCTGCACCAGCGACGGCACTCCTCAGGGCAGTTCTCCAGGATTCACCGTATGGACAGATCCATCAGAAAGTAGCCTGGATCTTTTCAGTAAGGAACCAGAAGAAGCTGGTGAAGATCTGATAGAGATTTGGAAGTGGGTTAGACCTCTTCCCCCTCTGCTGTCTCCCATACAGTGTTCACCTGCCACTACCCCAGTAAGTTCCAAAAAACAATGGCATCATGTTGTAAGTGAGGTGGTTCTCATAAGCTGTGGCAAGCCTACCATAGCTGTGGGGGCAGGAGACACAGCAATGGAAAGCTTGGTGAAAGAGGCGTTGCTGTCTCTGGCGAGTTAAAACGCTGAGTGCTCCATTTAAGACAGCTGCAAATAGTGGTAATTTGCTGTGCCGTCTGAAGCAGAGTGACGCTCTTATCAGTACGTTGACTTCAAGATTTTGCTTAGAATTGTGCTGTTGGTATCCCTAGTTATGTTAAGCTAGTTTTTCACTTgtagcctgtgaggtaggtgccaTTTGATCCTAAACTCCAGTTAATACAATCAAACCCGTTAATGAGTTCTAGTTCAACCATTTTCATTGGGATCTCCCTTTGaggttcctctgaggaactgtgACTCTGAGGTGGGCAGGAGGGTCTAGTAGGTTCAAAAGTTCTCCCACTGATTTCTGAACGTTGCCATTTTTATGTCAGATATTCTCTCTACTGGTAGTGAATGGCCTGTGTACCATATACAGCAACCATACTGAGCATTTACAAGTTTCTCATAGAATTGTTGTGGACTGTAACTCCTGGATTTCATAGCATTTTAACCCCATTTTCACATTTTATGTATAATATATCTGCTGACAAGTttcatttcatgcatctgatgaagaagACTCCAGCCTACAAAAGATTATGCAGCAATAAATTGGCTTACAGTACCACCagacttttttatttttccaaaccTTCCTGTGCTGGAGGAACGAAACCAGGAGGTTTTACTTCTGCACACACTAAATCAGTCCAGCAAGACCAAAGGTCTGTGCTCTAGAGGTGTTTGCCAGACTAGTtcagtgtgtgggggtgggggactaaAATTGTCCCTTTGCATGTCAGAAGACGCTTTTGTGAAAAATTCCTTGCCTTTTCTGGATTATTTTTGATTGGAAGCCTGCGAGCAGTTCGGTTTTATCTTCAGTACAGCACACAGAGCCTTGAGGTTctttataaataacataaattggGTTTCTGTAACACACTTCACAAATAGGCAGCTTTTGAGTGGCTCGTCTGGAAATTTTTTGTTAGCTTAAAATGCAGTAGTTAGCTTGTTAAGAATCAGAGAAGGCATGTGTAACCGAGGGGCTGAAAAATCTAGATTTGGCCTGAAGCATAATGCTTCTTCCCCATGTGCACTTAAAGCCACCAGGCAGACCCTTCCATGAGTGCTGCAGCTTTGTCTCGTGTCTGATTCTCAGCAGTGGCACCTTCATCGTGGAACATGTCCATAGTAGAGGTTTGGCAGGCCTGCTTGGTTTGGATTTTTTCAGAAGGAAAAAGTTGTACAGCCaggcaaaatccaaaaacagGATCCAAATCTTGTTCCTAATTCCTTGTATCAGGATGaaccaaattgacacaaaacATTACGCAGTCTGCGAAAAATCTCCTTTCCACCATTGTAATCTTTGGAAATTTTTGTAACGTCTAGCCTGAcaaagagttctggtgagctcaaaagcttgtGCAATGTTTTGCCCCTTTTGGTTGGTCCTAGTAAAAGGTTTTGcatggattttgttcttgttttgggAATCGAGACCATCCTGAGCTGGCGTGCCTTTGAGGAAAAGTGAACCTTATTCCAGGCTTTTGATGTTTTATTGGCCTGTATTCTGCCACTTCATTCAGCCAACACTGAAGGCTTCTCCTGGTGACTCTTCCAAGCCCCTTTTACTGGAGGGAGACCCCTTAGTCTGGGAGAAGTCTTCAACCCTTGCTGAGCAGAGTTGTAGCGTGCAATTCATTGGAACCTGCTGGTATTAAAGATTTGGCAATCATTTTATGCTGTCTTCTAATTATATTGATTGgataacatgggttttaattccTAGCTGCTTTGAAGCTGCTCCTACGTTATTTGTATGAACTGTGTTGGAGTATGAAtcaaccagcatggtgtcgtggttataACTTCAggaatccaatgcctctgtgactgacataatgccttttttactaagcgacagggaccccaaggctacattgtcagtggcaagatttgtttcagtccttatatccctccaacactagatatatgctgctcaagatcaattgatcaaggagcttctaagggataaaagggaaaaaggaaaggaataacTTCAGGAAGAATTAGACTTGGGTTGTGGTTTCAGTGTATATTCATGTAGATTTATTTTCAATAACCATGCTAATAATCATTACAGTAATTTGGCTATATACTATGTGAATGTATATCACCCTACCACCTATTCTCATTTATCTCTTTAAGATCACATTGTTTGGAGAACTGACCGATTCCAGTGATGAAGAAATGGACCAGAATGCTCAAAGGCTTGAAAGCCTGGTACAAGGCTGTGATGAAAGCGCACCAGAAGCTTGTGCAGCATCCAAAAAGAATCCAGCAGAACCACTCAGCCACTACAATTCTTCTAGTGTAAATAACAAGAGCAGTGATCCTTGTGAATTACCTGGAAGACCAACAGCCTTAAAGCGTAACTCATCAGTGCTGTGTTCTGACCCTTTGGCAAAATCAGGATTCCTTGATAAGATAGGTGCCAAATCAAAGGATGGAGAGAAACATCTAGAAGAAAACTTTGAATTTATGGAAATAGCAGTTCACAGAATAGAAAACGTCACCAGAAATATAGTTGATGTgacagaaacagaaaacaaaactttGCTGTGTGACTTAATGTCTGGTAACTGCCTTCGGGGACAAGAGAAAACCGTTGAACCAAGGCATGTGCAGGAACTGATTACAAATGGCGTTGAACAAGCACTAAATGTCTCTTCTTTAATgacaaaagaagagaagaaggaaaagctCACAAGAACAGTAGAAGCATCTGTGTCTTGTCTTATAGAAGATGATCGGCCTCCAGCTCACAAAGGTACCAATCCACAGCAAACTGAAGAGCCTGTTTTTGCTACTGAAAATATCCTGGGGGTTCCTGACAAAGTTGACTCCAGTAATGTGTTTGGAGTAGCAGTGATGAAAGAGGGCTCTGAAGACACCCAGACAGAATTTGATTTGGGAATAGCAAGACCTCTTACTGAACATAACTCACCTGAGCAAAATAGAACAGAAGAATTGTGTACAGGGTGTAATGGTGAACCAGAGTTTGTGAACAGAAGAATGAATCTTGACCATTTTAAACTTCATTCTGAAACTGATCATTACATCGATCAGGCCCAGGACAAGCATACTGAAGTTGTGCTTATGCAGGCCGTTGAAAAAGATGTTCATTCCTCCAGTGCATCCATCAAACTGGACTGGGCAGAAGAAAATTACAGCAATAAAGACGAATGCCACAAAGACAGTGAGTGTGACATAAATAAAAAGACCAAACTGGACTGTGTTGATGCTTTGAGACCAAAGTTTCATATTACGCAGTCAGCTGATGGATGGGAGAATTCATTGTGTAGTTCTAAAGTAATGATCCAGACTAAGAATGAATCCAGCACGGCTCCTCCTGCTTCTGAAAATGAAGAGGGAAATAAGCAAAAAATTGAAGTGGAAAATATTATATGTAAAGATAAAAGGACTGAAAGCATTTTAGAGGAGACCCCATCACTGGCCATAACAAAAGGTTGCCTCCAGCTGCAAGACCATGTTGACAAAAAGGATTCCAGTGGATTGTTACAGGAGCCAGGTAACATGAACATTCCTGTGTTAACAACCCAAGTGTCTGTTGTCAAAGATTGCTTGTCACAACCTGAGGGACTTGTTCAAACTAACCAGGCAGCCCCTCAATTGGAGACCATCACTGGGAATGCTTCAAAACTGGAGCAGTTTGAAGATCCAGATGATAAATTGAAATGTATGCCTGTAATACATAATGCTTCAAATAACATTCATTGTGTTGAAGTTATAATGGAAGATAAATGTTTGACATCAGAAAGACTTGGGGAGGTTGGTGGTGGACCTTTGAAAATCACAGGGCTGGTTGCAGCAGTGGAATGTGCCAAGGGAGCCGCTCCAGAGATTGTGCTTGAGAGACCTGCTCAGTCCGGTTTGGTAACTGAAAATTCACTAAATGATCCACCATCTCCAAGGATGAGCAAGCAGAATGACAAGAGCAGCTCACCTAAGCCAAGGAAGAGCTCTGCAGAGGACACGAAAATGAATGAGTGCTCTGTAACAAATGAGTCTGTATTGGAAGTGAATCCTAGTGGAAGCTCAGCTCAGTCAATGCAAAATGCATCTCAGGCAGAAAATGCTGATCCCAAAGCAGCCAGCCCGGCCATCCTGGCGGTTAGTTCAGAGTCTTCTACAGCGTTGTTTTTTGGCACAAGTGGCCCAGGCTATGATGTGGCTGCAAACGGACAATCTTCTGACCCTCCATTTGTTTCTCCTTCAACCAGAGCTGATTGCGTGGGTCACTGTAACTCCAGAGAACACTTAATGGGTAAGGAGGCAGATGCCGAACATGCAGAGGGAAGCCCACACAAGTCCCTGGATTATTGCAGTCATAATGATCAAGATGAGGTAGAAATTAAAAGAGCTGGAGAACAGCCAATCAGCTGTGAAACCCAGGCACTGGTTCACGTTGGAGGATGTTGTGTTGTAAAAAATAGCAGAGAAATTTTTGATGCACTCAGTCCAAACAATGCTAGTGCAGTGCACACTTCCGCCGCAAACCAAACCATTTTAAGCAATGACACGGGACTTGTTACTGCTTCCATTGAGAAAACAGGGAGTCCTTCAAGAAACTGTACTGCAGAACATTCTCTTAGTGAAGCAGTGTATAAAGAAACTGGTAAAATGTTGAGCAGTGGGGTGAGCTCCAGAGAGGTGGATGAGGCTGAGACCCCAGATGATGCTGTTGCAGTGGTGGATGTCTCTGCCTCCAGTTCGTCAGAAGAAGAATGTTCTCTCAGAAAGGTGATTCCCACAAAGAAGCATTCAAGGCTTCTAGCATTCGAAGAGGAACTGGATACTGTCCGGAACAGCCAGGCAGATATAGCATCTAACATGATTGTATCTTGTGGCGTTCATGAGCGGTTGTATCTGGCAGAAGATGCATCTCCAAAGGATGAGCAGGCACACAATGGTGACTCCAATGCCAAAGAAGCCACTGCAGAGACATGGGAGCATTCATATGCAGCACCATATAGCAGTGGAGAAGGCTCCTCAACATTGGATGCTTCTGTATCAGATGAGGAGGAAGCAGATAAAAGTGTTGCACTGACAAACAGGGCAGAGGTGGATAACAGGGAACCGGCCTCAGGGAAATTGTTTGCCAGTGATCTAGAGGTTAATGATGGCATACTTTTGCCCGAGACAGAGCACAGTGGTTCAAGTGCAAAACCCTCA
Above is a genomic segment from Euleptes europaea isolate rEulEur1 chromosome 17, rEulEur1.hap1, whole genome shotgun sequence containing:
- the LOC130488629 gene encoding little elongation complex subunit 1-like — encoded protein: MLQKLSPLEKCKEELGSVQAELEEKKSSLKIYQDTHQEYVRVKEEMGKSDAMKKKLEAKVKKLEKATEKHNQDFRQLQAEKKVLEKELKKAQEKIESFPSEKQKKVVRHVETQSEREWPVTNLDRGRTVPFCKIYDHQHLIAEMLSSLHQNEGVENKLANIPARNLHLGCTPG